In Capsicum annuum cultivar UCD-10X-F1 chromosome 7, UCD10Xv1.1, whole genome shotgun sequence, one genomic interval encodes:
- the LOC107876798 gene encoding uncharacterized protein LOC107876798, whose translation MVRSQSDQCLTSKDCTSNSEKSQSPSPISVLIEPKLQPILSGKEYNEFQFSSKAPEGVGKNWKKRKSKNSKSLSELEFEELKGFMDLGFEFSDKDKDSRLMTIIPGLRRLGKENEVEEINESGISRPHLSEAWDVWEEEKKMEEKKKKKNALKSWKINSDFGNEMEVKDQLKLWAHSVASTVR comes from the coding sequence ATGGTCAGATCTCAAAGTGACCAATGTTTAACCTCTAAAGATTGCACCTCTAACTCAGAAAAATCACAATCACCATCCCCAATATCTGTTCTTATTGAACCAAAACTCCAGCCTATTCTCTCTGGTAAAGAATACAATGAGTTCCAATTTTCCTCAAAAGCACCTGAAGGAGTTGGTAAGAATTggaaaaagagaaagagtaaaAATAGTAAGAGTTTGTCAGAGTTGGAATTTGAAGAGCTAAAAGGGTTTATGGATCTTGGTTTTGAGTTTTCAGATAAGGATAAAGATTCGAGATTAATGACAATAATTCCTGGATTAAGGAGATTAGGGAAGGAAAATGAAGTTGAGGAAATTAATGAAAGTGGAATTTCAAGACCTCATTTATCAGAAGCATGGGATGTatgggaagaagagaaaaaaatggaggagaagaagaagaagaagaatgcatTGAAAAGTTGGAAGATTAATAGTGATTTTGGAAATGAAATGGAGGTTAAAGATCAGTTGAAATTATGGGCTCATAGTGTTGCTTCTACTGTTAGATAG
- the LOC107878419 gene encoding chaperone protein dnaJ C76, chloroplastic yields MAQLLSPVCTDSLKLQNPIHCFNSRSKFPVLGNSNFSYNNQNWSSMGRKRGGLGRIKVTYQDSAAASEDIVDDFYAVLGLLPDATPAQIKKAYYNCMKSCHPDLSGDDPETTNFCMFINEVYEILSDPVQRRVYDEIHGYAATAINPFLSDSSAKDHVFVDEFSCIGCKSCANICSKVFGIEEDYGRARVYDQCGNPDLIQQAIESCPVDCIHWTSAAQLSLLEDEMRRIERVNVAFMLSGMGGGSVDVFRMASTRWEKRQSKVLEQAKIRMMKKKGSEKTESYWDNLWGDRKDYTKTEEEVEERSKRAASAARRWREYSRRGADKPPTFKLPEAISNDN; encoded by the exons ATGGCTCAATTATTGTCACCTGTTTGTACTGATTCACTTAAATTACAAAACCCAATTCACTGTTTCAATTCAAGAAGTAAATTTCCTGTTTTGGGTAATAGTAATTTTAGTTATAATAATCAGAATTGGAGTTCAATGGGAAGAAAGAGAGGAGGATTAGGGAGAATTAAAGTTACTTATCAAGATTCTGCTGCTGCATCTGAGgatattgttgatgatttttATGCTGTATTGGGTTTG CTTCCTGATGCTACGCCTGCTCAAATAAAGAAGGCATACTATAATTGCATGAAATCTTGCCATCCAGACTTGAGTGGTGATGATCCCGAGACCACAAATTTTTGCATGTTTATCAATGAGGTCTATGAG ATTCTCAGTGATCCAGTGCAAAGGAGAGTTTATGATGAGATCCATGGGTACGCAGCCACAGCAATCAACCCTTTCCTGAGCGATTCATCAGCAAAAGATCATGTATTTGTTGACGAGTTTAGCTGCATAG GCTGCAAAAGTTGTGCCAATATTTGCTCAAAAGTGTTTGGCATTGAGGAAGACTATGGAAGAGCTAGAGTTTATGATCAATGTGGAAACCCTGACTTAATTCAACAAGCTATAGAAAGCTG CCCAGTGGATTGCATACATTGGACTTCTGCTGCACAGCTGTCTTTGCTAGAGGATGAAATGCgaagaatagaaagagtaaaT GTTGCCTTCATGCTTTCAGGAATGGGCGGTGGATCAGTGGATGTTTTCAGAATG GCAAGCACCCGGTGGGAGAAACGACAATCTAAAGTCTTG GAACAAGCTAAAATCAgaatgatgaagaagaaaggTTCTGAGAAAACTGAATCATACTGGGATAACCTATGGGGCGATCGTAAAGACTACACAAAGACAG AGGAGGAAGTTGAAGAAAGATCAAAACGAGCTGCATCAGCTGCTCGTCGATGGAGAGAGTACTCAAGGAGAGGCGCTGACAAACCTCCCACCTTTAAACTTCCCGAGGCCATCTCTAATGACAATTGA